A section of the Rhodospirillales bacterium genome encodes:
- a CDS encoding DNA polymerase III subunit delta', translated as MSGLFDDDLPEDDDAAPADLMAEREAALAAPSIPDPRANTELVAHAAAEARLLEWWQSGTLPHTLVLAGPQGIGKATLAFRLARFLLTRPDPPGQGGGLFGADPLPETLAVPADNPVARQVAALGHPDLMALARGMNEKTGRAYGEILVDDVRAVPLFLRKTAAEGGWRVVVIDEAETLNRNAQNALLKILEEPPPRTLLILIAQSAGALIPTIRSRARVMEIEPLPDADFAGLMRKYRPDLSAADIALMGRIAGNAPGRALALLEQGGVAAITETVGLLDTLPAMPDAQLWTMAEKLAVKGEPDALEGMLEIASWALRDRAEDAARENAPVRMRGCITTLDALERHRAACDKGNLDRRHTALGALRILQNGLKAA; from the coding sequence ATGAGCGGCCTGTTCGACGACGACCTGCCCGAAGATGACGATGCCGCTCCGGCGGACCTGATGGCCGAACGTGAGGCCGCGCTGGCCGCACCTTCGATACCCGACCCGCGCGCCAATACCGAACTGGTGGCCCACGCCGCCGCCGAAGCCCGGCTGCTGGAATGGTGGCAATCGGGCACGCTGCCGCACACGCTGGTGCTGGCCGGGCCGCAGGGCATCGGCAAGGCGACGCTGGCCTTCCGGCTGGCGCGGTTCCTGCTGACCCGTCCCGACCCGCCGGGGCAGGGTGGCGGTCTGTTCGGTGCCGACCCGCTCCCCGAAACGCTGGCCGTCCCAGCCGACAACCCGGTCGCGCGGCAGGTCGCGGCGCTGGGGCATCCCGACCTGATGGCGCTGGCGCGCGGCATGAACGAAAAAACCGGGCGCGCCTATGGCGAAATTCTGGTCGACGATGTGCGCGCCGTGCCGCTGTTCCTGCGCAAGACTGCGGCCGAAGGCGGTTGGCGCGTCGTCGTGATCGACGAGGCGGAAACCCTTAATCGAAACGCCCAAAACGCGCTTTTGAAAATTCTTGAGGAACCCCCGCCGCGCACGCTGCTGATCCTGATCGCCCAAAGCGCGGGGGCGCTGATCCCCACCATCCGTTCGCGCGCGCGGGTGATGGAGATCGAGCCGCTGCCCGACGCCGATTTCGCGGGTTTGATGCGCAAATACCGCCCGGATCTGAGCGCCGCCGACATCGCCCTGATGGGCCGCATCGCGGGCAACGCGCCGGGCCGCGCTTTGGCGCTGCTTGAACAAGGCGGCGTCGCCGCGATCACCGAAACCGTGGGCTTGCTTGATACGCTGCCCGCCATGCCGGATGCGCAGCTTTGGACCATGGCCGAAAAACTGGCGGTAAAGGGCGAACCGGACGCGCTTGAAGGGATGCTGGAAATCGCGTCATGGGCGCTGCGCGACCGGGCGGAAGACGCGGCGCGCGAAAACGCGCCGGTGCGGATGCGCGGGTGCATCACCACGCTTGATGCGCTTGAACGCCACCGCGCGGCGTGCGACAAAGGCAACCTAGACCGCAGGCACACGGCGCTTGGGGCGTTGCGCATCCTGCAAAATGGACTAAAAGCGGCATGA
- the rplU gene encoding 50S ribosomal protein L21 has translation MYAVIRTGGKQYHVQKGDKITVEKLTGDAGSEIKMTCMLSGKPVTTKVVTHNRGEKVIIFKKKRRHNYRRKGGHQQHHTVLEVVSVG, from the coding sequence ATGTATGCTGTAATCAGAACCGGCGGCAAGCAATACCACGTCCAGAAAGGCGACAAGATCACTGTCGAAAAACTGACGGGCGACGCCGGCAGCGAAATCAAGATGACCTGCATGCTTTCGGGCAAGCCGGTCACGACCAAGGTCGTAACGCACAACCGCGGCGAAAAAGTCATTATTTTCAAAAAGAAACGCCGTCACAACTATCGCCGCAAAGGCGGTCACCAACAGCACCACACCGTGCTGGAAGTGGTTTCGGTCGGCTAA
- the rpmA gene encoding 50S ribosomal protein L27: protein MAHKKAGGSSRNGRDSNAQRLGTKVFGGESVLAGNIIVRQRGTRFWPGTNVGMGKDHTLFALKDGTVGFKTKRGGRQFVNVEAAEAAE from the coding sequence ATGGCACACAAGAAAGCAGGCGGTTCTTCCCGCAACGGTCGCGACTCGAACGCCCAGCGTCTGGGCACCAAGGTATTCGGCGGCGAGTCGGTTCTGGCCGGCAACATCATCGTGCGCCAGCGCGGCACGCGGTTCTGGCCCGGCACCAATGTCGGCATGGGCAAGGACCACACGCTGTTCGCGCTTAAGGACGGCACCGTCGGCTTCAAAACCAAGCGCGGCGGCCGCCAGTTCGTGAATGTCGAGGCGGCGGAAGCGGCGGAGTAA
- a CDS encoding lytic murein transglycosylase, whose product MRRLFLSCLTAAFCVFAAPAAPAQNYYNQDYNQGGGRNYGQDYGFSGWLQGFRQRAADRGFNPAWLNQILSGVEFKPRVIELDNRQPEHKITFAQYRKNIVSPARVRDGRARLAQNRALLERVARAYGVAPQYIVALWGIETNFGRNTGGFDILSALATLAYEGRRASFFEGELLNALRIQAGGHAGTGTLTGSWAGAMGQCQFMPSSYLKYAVDGDGDGTANIWDSLPDVFASMANYLHSVGWDGDLRWGRAVTLPKGMSAASIGRENRHPLSYWRKKNIRTENGDILPKPADGADPMAAIVAPDGPGGPAYLVYGNYDVIMHWNRSTYFATSVGLLADAIAAGSR is encoded by the coding sequence ATGCGCCGCCTTTTTTTGTCCTGCCTGACCGCCGCCTTCTGTGTCTTTGCCGCGCCCGCCGCGCCAGCCCAGAATTATTACAATCAGGATTATAACCAGGGCGGAGGCCGGAATTACGGGCAAGATTACGGCTTTTCCGGGTGGTTGCAGGGATTCAGGCAACGTGCCGCAGATCGCGGATTCAATCCGGCATGGCTCAATCAAATCCTTTCGGGCGTGGAATTCAAACCGCGCGTGATCGAACTCGACAACCGCCAGCCCGAACACAAAATCACCTTCGCCCAGTACCGCAAGAACATCGTTTCGCCCGCGCGTGTCCGCGACGGGCGCGCGCGCCTTGCGCAAAACAGGGCGCTTCTGGAACGCGTCGCGCGCGCCTATGGCGTGGCGCCGCAATACATCGTGGCGCTGTGGGGCATCGAAACCAATTTCGGGCGCAACACCGGCGGGTTCGACATTCTTTCGGCGCTGGCCACGCTGGCCTATGAAGGCCGCCGCGCCAGCTTTTTCGAGGGCGAGTTGCTCAACGCCCTGCGCATTCAGGCGGGCGGCCACGCGGGCACGGGCACGCTGACCGGCTCGTGGGCGGGGGCGATGGGGCAATGCCAGTTCATGCCCTCCAGCTATCTCAAATACGCGGTGGACGGGGATGGCGACGGAACGGCGAATATCTGGGACAGCCTGCCGGACGTGTTCGCCTCCATGGCCAATTATCTGCACAGCGTGGGATGGGACGGCGACCTGCGCTGGGGCCGTGCCGTGACCCTGCCCAAGGGGATGTCAGCGGCGTCGATTGGCCGTGAAAACCGGCATCCTTTGTCATATTGGCGAAAGAAAAATATCCGCACGGAAAACGGTGATATTTTGCCCAAACCCGCGGACGGGGCCGATCCTATGGCCGCGATCGTGGCGCCAGACGGCCCCGGCGGCCCCGCCTATTTGGTCTACGGGAACTATGATGTTATCATGCACTGGAACCGGTCGACCTATTTCGCGACCAGCGTTGGCCTGCTGGCCGATGCCATCGCCGCCGGTTCACGCTAG
- a CDS encoding YdcF family protein, giving the protein MFFILSKILGALLMPFNLALLALTCAMLALLRRRFALARVLGAAAWVILVAFALLPLGQGMLRGLEDRYAVPDPMPRRVAGIIVLGGALDAETGLTRGAPQINDSAERVGALAALGRRYPLAAIVYTGGIGTLSQQGVPEAGMVRKALEAYGFYPGPRLMLEDKSRTTAENAAATLAALKPRPGQVWILVTSAWHMPRAMGAFRAAGWNGLVPYPVDYRTAPAQIDWRAAPLQNLTLAQLAIREYLGIVAYRLAGKWLPENN; this is encoded by the coding sequence ATGTTTTTTATCCTCTCGAAAATCCTTGGTGCTTTGTTGATGCCTTTTAATCTGGCCTTGCTGGCGCTGACCTGCGCGATGCTGGCGCTGTTGCGCCGCCGTTTCGCGCTGGCGCGCGTGCTGGGCGCGGCGGCGTGGGTCATTCTGGTCGCCTTTGCGCTTTTACCGCTGGGGCAAGGGATGCTGCGCGGGCTGGAGGATCGTTACGCCGTGCCCGACCCGATGCCCCGCCGGGTCGCGGGCATCATCGTGCTGGGCGGCGCGCTGGATGCCGAAACCGGCCTGACGCGCGGCGCGCCGCAAATCAACGACAGCGCCGAGCGCGTTGGCGCGCTGGCCGCATTGGGCCGCCGCTATCCATTGGCTGCGATTGTGTATACCGGCGGCATCGGCACGCTTTCGCAACAAGGCGTGCCCGAGGCCGGCATGGTCCGCAAGGCGCTGGAGGCATACGGGTTTTACCCCGGCCCGCGCCTGATGCTGGAGGATAAATCCCGCACCACGGCGGAAAACGCGGCCGCGACCCTTGCCGCGCTCAAGCCGCGCCCGGGGCAGGTCTGGATTCTGGTGACATCGGCCTGGCACATGCCGCGTGCGATGGGGGCCTTTCGCGCCGCGGGCTGGAACGGGCTTGTGCCGTACCCTGTCGATTACCGCACCGCGCCCGCGCAAATCGACTGGCGCGCCGCGCCCCTGCAAAATCTGACGCTGGCGCAACTGGCGATCCGGGAATATCTGGGCATCGTCGCCTACCGGCTGGCGGGAAAATGGTTGCCGGAAAATAATTGA
- a CDS encoding dTMP kinase — protein sequence MFITFEGGDGGGKTTQIRLLRDRLEQAGRAVVLTREPGGTPEAEKIRRLILERDGGDWSPQAETLLMFAARQMHVRDLIAPALAAGRTVLCDRFTDSTRAYQGYAGGMDLAAIETLKKLAIGDLEPSRTIILDLPPEIGLARSRSGAAEGMQEAKGLEFQTRLREGYLAIARANPERCIVIDATGSVDDVAAAIWKALT from the coding sequence ATGTTCATCACTTTTGAAGGCGGCGACGGCGGGGGTAAGACGACCCAGATCCGGCTGCTGCGCGACCGGCTTGAACAGGCGGGACGCGCGGTGGTGCTGACGCGTGAGCCCGGCGGCACGCCGGAGGCGGAGAAGATCCGCCGCCTGATCCTCGAACGCGACGGCGGCGACTGGTCGCCGCAGGCCGAAACCCTGTTGATGTTCGCGGCCCGCCAGATGCATGTCCGCGATCTGATCGCCCCGGCGCTGGCCGCTGGACGCACCGTGCTGTGCGACCGCTTTACGGATTCCACCCGCGCCTATCAAGGCTATGCCGGCGGCATGGACCTGGCCGCGATCGAAACCCTGAAAAAACTGGCGATCGGTGATCTTGAACCCAGCCGCACGATCATCCTCGACCTGCCGCCCGAAATCGGACTTGCGCGCTCGCGCTCCGGCGCGGCGGAAGGGATGCAGGAAGCCAAGGGTCTGGAGTTCCAGACCCGCCTGCGTGAAGGCTATCTGGCCATCGCCCGCGCCAATCCCGAACGCTGTATCGTGATCGACGCGACCGGGTCCGTTGACGATGTTGCCGCCGCGATCTGGAAGGCGCTGACATGA
- a CDS encoding putative sulfate exporter family transporter — translation MKRAVAILPGFALCVGIAAAAAGLEHIEAHLFGRAWFEMLVLAILLGAAVRTARAPSASFEPGIKFCGKTLLEIAVAALGLTISTQAIAQAGWMLVGGIAVFVVLALGIGFGIGRMMGLSPRIAVLTACGNAICGNSAIAAVAPAIGATGAEIASSIAFTALLGVVAILLLPLALAAMTPVSYGVLAGLSVYAVPQVLVAAAPGGPIAVQMGTLVKLVRVLMLGPVVFGLALARGGHANMRLSAMVPWFIAAFMGLMAVRSLAPVPQIAVHIAQMSSLWLTVLAMAALGLGVDLRGVARAGPRVSAAVTLSLVAIAGMAWGLIRILGIS, via the coding sequence ATGAAGCGCGCGGTCGCGATTTTACCGGGTTTCGCGCTGTGCGTCGGCATAGCGGCGGCGGCGGCGGGGCTTGAGCATATCGAGGCGCATCTGTTCGGGCGGGCGTGGTTCGAGATGCTGGTGCTGGCCATCCTGCTGGGTGCGGCGGTACGCACCGCGCGGGCGCCCTCGGCTTCGTTCGAGCCGGGAATCAAATTCTGCGGCAAGACGCTTTTGGAAATCGCCGTTGCCGCGCTGGGCCTGACCATCAGCACGCAGGCCATCGCGCAGGCGGGCTGGATGCTGGTGGGCGGCATCGCCGTTTTCGTCGTGCTGGCGCTGGGTATCGGGTTCGGCATCGGGCGGATGATGGGGCTTTCGCCGCGCATCGCGGTTTTGACCGCGTGCGGCAACGCGATTTGCGGCAATTCGGCCATTGCCGCCGTGGCTCCGGCGATCGGCGCCACGGGCGCGGAAATCGCATCCTCCATCGCCTTCACCGCGTTGCTGGGGGTCGTTGCGATTTTGCTTTTGCCGCTGGCTTTGGCCGCGATGACGCCGGTTTCCTATGGCGTGCTGGCCGGGCTTTCGGTCTATGCGGTGCCGCAGGTGCTGGTCGCCGCCGCGCCCGGCGGTCCGATCGCGGTGCAGATGGGCACGCTGGTCAAGCTGGTGCGTGTGCTGATGCTGGGTCCGGTCGTGTTCGGGCTTGCGCTGGCGCGCGGGGGACACGCCAATATGCGTCTGTCGGCCATGGTGCCGTGGTTCATCGCCGCCTTCATGGGTTTGATGGCGGTACGCTCGCTCGCGCCCGTGCCGCAAATAGCGGTACATATCGCGCAAATGTCGTCTTTGTGGCTGACCGTGCTGGCCATGGCGGCGCTTGGGCTGGGCGTCGATCTGCGCGGAGTGGCGCGCGCGGGGCCGCGGGTCAGCGCCGCCGTCACCCTGTCGCTGGTCGCGATTGCCGGCATGGCGTGGGGTTTGATCCGGATTTTGGGCATTTCCTGA
- a CDS encoding D-alanyl-D-alanine carboxypeptidase encodes MRRLIAAFVAVLSLFSSTVLPARAAAPIDTIARSAYIVDMTTGTVLLDKNADMRIPTASMSKIMTTAVVFDAIHKGQLSLSDMLPVSEKAWRMGGSKMFVELGSKISVDDLLKGVIVQSGNDATIVLAEGLAGSENAFVDRMNAMAGEWGLKNTHFMDASGMPDPGHYSTARDLATISEHLIRDYPEDYKYYGMREFTWHKITQPNRNPLLGKVEGADGIKTGHTEEAGYCLIGSAERNGRRVVMVVTGLPSWDDRVQESTRLMEWALRNFKVETLLKRGQVVGQAPVVYGAAKSVPLIVGADAVATVPATYNPRDRQVKIRFMTPLVAPVKAGQTVGTVLVDVAGAGTQEFPLLAGSAVDTKGWFALTFDKIIQAAKNK; translated from the coding sequence ATGCGCCGCCTGATCGCAGCCTTCGTCGCCGTATTGTCGCTTTTTTCAAGCACCGTTCTGCCCGCCCGCGCCGCCGCGCCGATCGACACCATCGCGCGCTCGGCCTATATCGTCGACATGACGACGGGCACGGTGCTGCTCGATAAAAACGCTGACATGCGCATCCCCACCGCGTCGATGTCGAAAATCATGACCACGGCGGTCGTGTTCGACGCGATCCATAAGGGCCAGTTGTCGCTTTCCGACATGCTGCCCGTTTCGGAAAAGGCTTGGCGCATGGGCGGCTCCAAGATGTTCGTCGAACTTGGCAGCAAGATCAGCGTCGATGACCTGCTTAAAGGCGTGATCGTCCAATCTGGCAATGACGCGACCATCGTGCTGGCCGAAGGCTTGGCGGGCAGCGAAAACGCCTTTGTCGATCGTATGAACGCCATGGCCGGCGAATGGGGCCTGAAAAACACGCATTTCATGGATGCAAGCGGCATGCCCGACCCCGGCCATTATTCGACCGCACGTGACCTTGCGACCATTTCCGAACACCTGATCCGCGATTATCCGGAAGACTATAAATATTACGGGATGCGGGAATTCACCTGGCACAAAATCACCCAGCCCAACCGCAACCCGCTGCTCGGCAAGGTCGAGGGGGCGGATGGTATCAAGACCGGCCATACCGAGGAGGCGGGATACTGCCTGATTGGTTCCGCCGAACGCAATGGCCGCCGCGTGGTCATGGTCGTCACCGGCCTGCCTAGCTGGGATGACCGCGTGCAGGAAAGCACCCGCCTGATGGAATGGGCGCTGCGCAACTTCAAGGTCGAAACCCTGCTCAAACGCGGGCAGGTGGTGGGGCAGGCGCCGGTCGTCTATGGTGCCGCCAAATCTGTGCCGCTGATCGTCGGGGCCGATGCGGTCGCTACCGTGCCCGCGACCTATAACCCGCGTGACCGTCAGGTCAAAATCCGCTTCATGACCCCGCTGGTGGCGCCGGTCAAGGCGGGTCAGACGGTGGGCACCGTGCTGGTCGATGTGGCCGGGGCAGGGACGCAGGAATTCCCGCTGCTTGCCGGAAGCGCTGTGGACACGAAGGGGTGGTTCGCCCTAACCTTCGACAAGATCATACAGGCAGCGAAGAACAAGTAA
- the obgE gene encoding GTPase ObgE — protein MKFLDEAKIYVKSGNGGAGCVSFHREKFVEFGGPDGGDGGKGGSIVFEAVKDVNTLIDFRYTQHFRAPAGSHGMGRNRSGAAGKDMVIKVPVGTQILDEEKDNILFDLVEPGERIVFLKGGDGGFGNAHYKTATNQAPRKALPGWPGSEEVGLWLRLKLIAHAGLLGMPNAGKSTFLSRVSAAKPKIADYPFTTLHPNLGVVKTTGREFVVADIPGLIEGASEGTGLGTRFLGHVERTRVLIHLIDITQDDPAGAYKTLRRELKKYGEGLYEKPEIVALNKADALGPELAADVAKTFAKKTKVKPHVISAVSGDGVEALLHAVADIVFPADGA, from the coding sequence ATGAAATTTCTCGACGAAGCCAAAATCTATGTGAAAAGCGGAAACGGGGGCGCGGGTTGCGTGTCGTTCCACCGCGAGAAATTCGTCGAATTCGGCGGACCGGACGGCGGCGACGGCGGCAAGGGTGGATCCATCGTGTTCGAGGCGGTCAAGGACGTCAACACGCTGATCGATTTTCGCTATACCCAGCATTTCCGCGCGCCCGCCGGATCGCACGGCATGGGCCGCAACCGCAGCGGCGCGGCGGGCAAGGACATGGTCATCAAGGTGCCGGTCGGCACCCAGATTCTGGACGAGGAAAAGGACAACATCCTGTTCGATCTGGTCGAGCCGGGCGAGCGCATCGTGTTTTTGAAGGGCGGCGACGGCGGTTTCGGCAACGCGCATTACAAGACCGCGACCAATCAGGCCCCGCGCAAGGCCCTGCCCGGCTGGCCGGGGTCGGAGGAAGTGGGGCTGTGGCTACGGCTTAAGCTGATCGCCCATGCGGGTTTGCTGGGCATGCCGAACGCCGGCAAATCGACCTTTCTTTCGCGCGTGTCGGCGGCCAAACCCAAGATCGCGGACTATCCATTCACCACGCTGCACCCCAATCTTGGCGTCGTCAAAACCACGGGCCGCGAATTCGTCGTTGCCGACATCCCCGGCCTGATCGAAGGCGCAAGCGAGGGCACGGGTCTGGGCACGCGGTTTTTGGGCCATGTCGAGCGCACGCGCGTCCTGATCCACCTGATCGACATTACGCAGGACGACCCGGCGGGCGCCTATAAAACCCTGCGGCGCGAATTGAAAAAATACGGCGAAGGTCTGTACGAAAAGCCAGAAATCGTGGCGCTGAACAAGGCGGACGCGCTGGGCCCCGAACTTGCGGCGGACGTGGCCAAGACCTTCGCCAAAAAAACCAAGGTCAAGCCGCATGTCATTTCCGCCGTGTCGGGCGACGGGGTGGAGGCGCTGTTGCACGCGGTCGCGGATATCGTATTTCCTGCAGACGGCGCATGA
- a CDS encoding MliC family protein, protein MCTLRITVAATALLLAGCTSLPAPPRTGSPRAPVDAHQAVFRCGDKTAIANFAEDTMLLRYNDKSYELARAVSGSGAKYVSADPALTFWAKGDAASITVDEIFQPECVLESSGASPSS, encoded by the coding sequence ATGTGCACGCTGCGAATAACCGTTGCTGCGACGGCGCTGTTGCTTGCAGGCTGCACAAGTCTTCCGGCGCCGCCGCGCACCGGATCGCCGCGCGCACCGGTGGACGCGCATCAGGCCGTATTTCGTTGTGGCGATAAAACCGCGATCGCCAATTTCGCCGAAGACACGATGCTGTTGCGGTACAACGATAAAAGTTACGAGCTGGCACGCGCTGTTTCAGGTTCAGGCGCGAAATATGTCAGTGCCGATCCTGCCCTGACCTTCTGGGCCAAGGGGGATGCGGCCAGTATCACCGTCGACGAGATCTTCCAGCCGGAATGCGTGCTGGAATCCAGCGGCGCATCCCCGTCATCCTAA
- a CDS encoding methionine--tRNA ligase yields the protein MTGNKTFYITTPIYYVNGDPHMGHAYTTIACDVMARFKRLDGFDVHFLTGTDEHGIKVRQAADAAGVAPQTFTDQVSQAFRDVLPALNIANDDFIRTTSARHKQGVQALWRAIAAAGDIYKGGYSGWYAVRDEAYYAEDETELRADGKRYALASGAECTWMEEESYFFKLSAWGDRLLKFYAENPEFIGPESSRNEVISFVKSGLKDLSISRTTFDWGIKVPGDDRHVMYVWIDALANYITALGYGQDDDSLFKKFWPADVHVVGKEITRFHCVYWPAFLMSAGIVPPKRVYANGWWIMEGQKMSKSLGNVVTPADLIERYGIDGARYVLLRDLPFGNDGNFVHDNAVARLNADLSNGLGNLAQRTLSMIQKNCDAQVPQPGAFDADDNAMLAAVQTGLLPDLRREFDGFKFSRALDRIMEVTAAANQYVDRQAPWKLKKEDPARMATVLYVLAESVRGLALAIQPFIPVASGKLLDQLAVPENARDFAHIAASHALKPGTPLPEPQGVFPRLETKAAA from the coding sequence ATGACCGGAAACAAGACTTTTTACATCACCACCCCGATCTACTACGTCAACGGCGACCCGCATATGGGCCACGCCTATACGACCATTGCCTGCGACGTGATGGCCCGCTTCAAGCGGCTGGACGGGTTCGACGTCCATTTCCTGACCGGCACCGACGAACACGGCATCAAGGTCCGTCAGGCGGCGGACGCGGCGGGCGTCGCTCCGCAGACCTTCACCGATCAGGTGTCGCAGGCCTTCCGTGACGTGCTGCCCGCGCTCAACATCGCCAACGACGATTTCATCCGCACCACCTCGGCCCGGCATAAACAGGGCGTGCAGGCGCTCTGGCGCGCGATCGCGGCGGCGGGGGATATTTACAAGGGCGGTTATTCCGGCTGGTACGCCGTGCGGGACGAAGCCTATTACGCCGAGGATGAAACCGAACTGCGCGCCGATGGTAAGCGTTACGCGCTCGCCTCCGGCGCCGAGTGCACGTGGATGGAGGAGGAAAGCTATTTCTTCAAACTCTCCGCCTGGGGCGACCGGCTGCTGAAATTCTATGCCGAAAATCCGGAATTCATCGGCCCTGAAAGCTCGCGCAACGAGGTGATAAGCTTCGTCAAATCCGGCCTTAAGGACCTGTCCATTTCGCGCACCACCTTCGATTGGGGCATCAAGGTGCCGGGCGACGACCGGCATGTGATGTATGTCTGGATCGATGCGCTGGCCAACTATATCACCGCGCTTGGATACGGCCAGGACGACGACAGCCTGTTCAAAAAATTCTGGCCCGCCGACGTGCACGTGGTGGGCAAGGAAATCACGCGTTTCCACTGCGTCTATTGGCCGGCATTCCTGATGTCGGCGGGCATCGTCCCGCCCAAACGGGTCTATGCCAATGGCTGGTGGATCATGGAAGGGCAAAAAATGTCCAAATCCTTGGGTAACGTGGTGACACCCGCCGATCTGATCGAACGTTACGGCATTGACGGTGCGCGCTATGTGCTGCTGCGCGACCTGCCTTTCGGCAATGACGGCAATTTCGTCCACGACAACGCGGTGGCGCGCCTGAACGCCGACCTGTCCAACGGGCTTGGCAATCTGGCCCAGCGTACCCTTTCGATGATCCAGAAAAACTGCGACGCGCAGGTACCGCAACCCGGCGCTTTCGACGCCGACGACAACGCCATGCTGGCGGCGGTGCAAACGGGCCTGCTGCCCGATCTGCGCCGCGAATTCGACGGCTTTAAATTCTCCCGCGCCCTCGACCGGATTATGGAGGTCACGGCCGCCGCCAACCAGTACGTCGACCGTCAGGCGCCGTGGAAACTGAAAAAGGAAGACCCGGCGCGCATGGCGACCGTGCTTTACGTGCTGGCCGAAAGCGTGCGCGGCCTCGCGCTGGCGATCCAGCCTTTTATCCCGGTCGCGTCGGGCAAGCTGCTCGATCAACTCGCGGTGCCGGAAAACGCGCGCGACTTCGCGCATATCGCGGCCAGCCACGCCCTCAAACCCGGCACTCCCTTGCCCGAGCCGCAAGGCGTGTTCCCAAGGCTGGAAACGAAGGCCGCTGCCTGA